ccagggggcatccttgtcagatgcccgaaccacctcagctggctcctttcgatgtggagcagcagctgctctactctgagcccctcccggatggccgaacttctcaccctatctctaagggagaggccagccacccttcggaggaagctcatttctgccgcttgtatccgcgatctcgttctttcggtcactacccacagctcgtggccataggtgagggtagggacgtagatcgaccggtaaattgaccggtaaataaaactaataaataaaaaatacacacatcttactgatctctgcagtcagtaacattacacataaagtgcaaacataatagcaattgtataaacacacacacaaacacgcctttaaaatttaaaggcgtgaaattggacggtctagccttctgattagcgtcaccgctgtctccgtggagtttaataaactcggccgtctgcttcttgctatctaaaatataaccagacactggtgtaaattctcgactgtctcatacttctgtttaataagttttctgtttgacgtttagtcagctgtgtgaaaaccaaggaggaacccacccgggggattaataaagttttattttatctaatctaataactttaatctcagccaaaccgatttactcacgaacaaacaaaacactgaaaaaagcccaacaataacatttttaggttgtctaagtgacttatatattacgtttaacccgagcagcgaaactgaaaatgatgtgccgggagttgtgccgttctcggccgcatcagtaaccctcgagctcccggctagctgtcgagctggtgggtagcagacgcctctgaaaacgtcgaagcacttttgcaaatatgggatatcttgataaaccgagcagatatttgatgtttacaactactttctcgcctgaaaatatgttaaaagtttattttgtgacccagaaagattagtatgagtaattttaaaacttggtagcggccgccattgctggaaactggagtttggctgggccgcgctatgaattctgggatatggtagtaatttggacagccttcggcgcgtcgctgtgacgtaatcggtctacaaatgcggcctcaggaggatgcagcccatgaatttggacatgtccagagtataatcgcagcctttgcggttagaaaattgcacttgatcatgtcgcgatattatcgcaaatgcgatatatcgttcagccctactacAGAGTCAGAATACAAACAGACTAAAGAAGTCtctccagaaaaaaaagaaccactGCCCAGTATTTACATCATACCCTGAAGTATACCTTGAAGAACCTGGAGAGGTTAATTCTCAAACATCTCACAACTCTGGTGAGTAAACTGCTGGATCCCCTGCTGGTCACTTACTATCCTAGTATTGGGGTGAATGATGCAGTCATGTACCTCCTGCACAGATcactgtcacacctggagagtactggaagcactgtgagattcatgtttttttttctcccttcctAACGGCCACCTCCAGAAATTCTCTGATGATACAGTCATTGATGGATGTCTGAGGGGAACGATCTAGAGTATAGGAAGATCATCACCGACTTCATCATCTGGTGTGAATTCAACCAACCACCATCCATCGCACCAGTGAACATCCATAGTTTGGATATTGATGTGGTCGACACATACAAATTCCTGGGTGATCCAACATATCACCCTAATTTAATTTAGCcttctgtttattttactttatacctcgtgtatttatatttattcagtCGGATCTGTTTCCAGCCCTTTTTAAACTACTTTAAACCACTTTGATCTCTAATTTTCACTTGGTGAGGGATTATTATGTTCTTCCTAGTCTGAACTGCTCTCTTCACCTGAGCTGCTATCCTGTTCTGAGTCACTGTCTTCTTTGTTTCTTACAGTCACGTGCAAAATGTCCCTTTTTTCCACACTCCCAGCATGCAGCGCTAAAATTACTGTTTGGTGTGTATCTAAGTCTGCCTTTACCTCTTGCTCTTCCAATATGCATtcctctccctttcttttggATTATTCCTGCTCCAGCTTATTGTTTTTCTAAACATTTCTCATCAGGTGTTAATTTTACTtgtttatttcccattttcaaagattttgcTGGGCCGTCACTGGCACGCTTGACTTCAGAGTGGTTGCTGATACTCCCTTCTACTTCACTTCTAAAAAATGAAGCGGTATCAGTTTTATGAGATAAAACTCAACCGTTGTCCTTTGTCACCAGTACGTGAGCctcaagcaaagaaaacaaaaaatggaaGTAGTTCAGCAGCATATTGTGCTGTAAAATCAACTTACTTCCAGACAAATACACATAGACATTTGCGCCCTTCTACAATTTGTTACGAAGTAATTACGACTACCTCTAAAACCTAAGTCTAATTTGGTTCGTTACGGCGTAATTGCGGCTACTTCTAACCTATTTTATGCGTTTCATTTAACCTTTGCGGTGGTTTTATATACCAAAATAATGTTTCTCACCCTCAGATGTCTCACTGGTGGTTCGGATCGTCAGACTGAATCCCACCGCCGTGGACCAGACTATAAACACCTGCCCGCACCCGAATTCACGTCCCGGGGCTTTCTTCCTCGTCTAAGAGGAAAACCTTTTGGtggcagtggttattattatattcacATGCTTCCATCTTCCATCAGTGGTCagtgacaactcgtacttttcgactctccttcttctccctcctcgcgctcacagaaaCATAACAGGTAttgcagtccattctccctgcagcacagactacactgcccatgaggctacttTCTTCTgcaacactctgcctattgccttcataataaattattttgaataataatttttaaaaatatttcttcaagtCATTAGGCGGCCGCAAGTACAGGTGACATGGGGCGCGAGATTcagacacaggcattagagcctcttaatgcatGCTTTCTTTGGGTTTCCActggcgtggaattaccaaaaatagagagggcatagcctaatATATGAAACAGGGaaagaccgccgtgtaatccatttatttcaataaggtaactgtattctgaataccaccttttaaaacggtaactgtaatggaatacagttactcatattttgtatcttAAATATGTAACGCCCGTACAATTATTCCATTACGCCCCATCACTGCCGGCAGGGTGCAGGTGTTGAGTGGCCAGATGTTGTTCTTCCCATTCAACTGACTATTCAAAACTTGCTCTAGCTTGAAGTTGGCCTTTAGTGTTGTTctgtcatggttggctgtgtggcaggcaggcaggagtggtgaacccaaaatgcaggactcttaGGAAACGAGGTTTAAACTGAAAATGCGGCTTTATTGCTGGAACAAAACttcaacataaaataaaactcacaaaagcaaacaaaactctaACTGAGGTGCAGGAGGCCTGGAAGTCATGAACACACAGCAAGTTGAGGGTACGACAAGACagggagcacaggaaaacacagggcttaaatacacaggggaGTAATTAggaaatggacaacaggagggagacacagctgggagaaattaggctaacgagacaggagagaggtaaaactaaacacattgacatgagacatgaactttcagaataaaacaggaaactaacagacacagagaaccagacaggacactgaacttggCAGGCAGACTCACGAGCAGACACAgtgacaccatggacagacagagggaacacaggcaggcatgaaacaaacacactaacacaTAGCAAACCTAAACAAAAGACAAGGCAGAATAAACAAGAATATAGaagaatataaagaaacacaaaacaccgagtcctcagactcaggaccatgacatgttCGCCACATCCCCACTGAATTGAAGGCTCTTAGCATTCTATGCATTCCATTGAGTCAAcggctttcattttcatttttctccttgTGTGATTAAGTCTTACCTGTAGGCCATTCTGTGGATACAGTGATGTTAAGGATCTCTGCCTGTAAAATCTCCTCAAACACATGCATAGCAAAGTAGAATATTACCAAGCTCTCAGAGCTTCGCGATTAATAATCAATACTCTTTTGATGTATTTGTTTCGCAACTACTTTCTTCTCCTTTCCCCGTTTGCCACTGATGAACTGATAACACTATCGGAGTTATTACTGTACAACTGTGACATTTAAGAAatcaaaatattcatattttcattcattcttgtgtgtgtgtgtgtgtgtgtgtgtgtgtgtgtgtgtgtgtgtgtgtgtgtgtgtgtgtgtgtgtgtgtgtgtacatgcgcACTCGCATATGCCTTAGAAGAATGAAAAAAGGTACTTCAAACTGTATGATGCAATTTACTTCATAATATCAACATGGCCCCTTAAGGCGAATTCATGACTTTAACATTTGGCTACACAAAGCTGCCCCCTGGTGagtaaggagccggctcgcgttgttcacttcaaagagttggctctaagagccatttttgtgccatttcgttcgcgaccgacacgtCACTAATTTGTATTCAGCCAATCTTGATATCTGATCACTCAGATCACTGCAGCGTTGACCTGCCCCACACTAAGACTAGGGCCTCAACATAGTCAAAATGAACATACTGTCATGTCTTAATTTCCTTTTATTCATGTTGCCACTTCTCCCTCCTCTGTCTTGCTTTAAGAATATACACTCTGTGGTGTCTAAATTTATTTGGAATGGGAAAAGGCCATCAACATTGCTACAGTTTTACTACTGGTCATTCAAAATCAGGGTGCTTAGGGGGTTGTTactaccagagatgggcagtaacgcgttactgtaatccgataacttttttcaagtaacgagtaaagtaagggattactattgcaaaaacggtaattagattaccgttacttttcCGTAGGaatgctgcgttactgcgttactaaaaccgtgatttttttgcgagaatgtctcatgacagtgacgtaagcgagtggacgttcgtgacaacagctgtgtgcagatcaatggataatatatcgagtgtgggagagagtatgagcatgcagcgtttaaagcgtggaagtactgaccttactttaagtttgattccataaaaagtgacaaaaacattagtgtccgttgtgcgtgggaagaaaacttctttttacagcgaaaaaaacctctaaacttccaagcaagcaccaagtgcgctacgacgtaatgggaaactcacagagaaactcgcggattcttccactgaccgctgcggcacacctgcaccagggtaaacctccgcctaccctactcctgctttacaggtgaaaatagagcaacaggaccgctgagtctctgactttatttattttctgctgtgttttacttgcatctatttgaaagagtgagtgtaaacacacaaaaatattttatgtgctggaatgtgcagaaaataggtttaaatattaaacaaatttcttccagtcagagaatgttgcatataattaaatttttgcttgatgcataaagttaaaagattaaaactaataaaacaagttttaaaaagagacttttccatttgattacattttgtatgatggattatgtagaaaaagtagaattggactgaaagatctatcgctttatcacctattcaggttgtaaatcgtgtttttaaaaagtaactaagtaattaattacttttgaaaataagtaatcagtaaagtaatgggattactgttttggggaagtaatcagtaattagttactgattacttttttcaagtaacatgaccaacactggtgaggagtaatccgaagcgaaCACAGCAGCCGCCCTGCACAGCGCTACCCTTCCAGCGCGTCAcacagacccgccgtgttcccccgcaggaaacaagcatcgaaggcgtttggaaagggagggggataagtgtgtgtgtgtgcgtgtccatagttcgccctgccaggctaagtaaacagtctaccagccaacccaggtggccttgtatggagtgggaaggaacagactaaacacagtcgttatcagggtgtttttgttcggctccagccttgcagctggcgccaaaggggctatccgcatgaagtgatggtgctttttactttagtgcgaacagctcatatgaatttcaaagcagttctacagtccaacactggtctctcaatctcctgttggagagccgcgagcttcgccatacttgcgttctttgatgttgtcatttcttgtgctcatGATGTTGGTTTTGATATCTgttgagagggaaacatgaagatgaaaccagaagATGTCCTTAAGTTGTCATGTGATGTAAACTGTTTAGAactcatacatatataccaacaagacagtgtacatcactgtcacaacagcatttgttgtcATCCAAAggttttatggtttttcctataataccttgTGGCCactctctagtcaaaatgccctgaccgattttttgtcccagtccagctgaCCAGGTGGTCAAGGTGCGGCCTCATGGTCTCTTGCTTCTACAGCCGAACAGAGCAGGCGGGCTAAAACTTTGTTATCGGTAAGCTGAAGAAATTAATCTCTAACGAGTTAAAATGCCATCCAAACTGATAATGTTCACAAAGTATAATTTTGTACTTGTCGTAGAGGACAGAGTGAAACCAGAAGGTTTACTGAGCTGTGGCTTCATGTAAATGCTGAGCATCCACTCGACGGCGGTAAGCTAAATGTGGCTAATCAGACACGTGATGTGCGGAGTGTGGGTACAGTTGTTGGGTGTCTCTGAAACGCACTGTTGATATGCTAGTTAGATCGTTAACCAAGTCATTAACATGTGAAAAGCTGTAAATGgttaaaacagctgaaaataagTTTATGAGAGATAATTGTAAGCAGACTTTATGCTGCTTCCTGCTTAATTTTTTGATGTCAATCATTTGTTTTacaatacagtggaaccccgacttaggaataccccatttaacgaaaaattcaagttacgacggcacttaacggcaatatttctgcccgtgttatGGCAAAATGCCCGTGTAACAAAATCCActgtctctgattggctgagcccagaatgcctacaatgcccacaatgccttccaaatcatgtgacaaccccctTGGCTTTCGTACTTGAGCTttgctgttccacttgaacgacgtattgttgttgcagttagcaattagcctatagcctaccattcactcaaaaggcgcgatgggtgcttcgacttacgaaaatttTCGACTTCTgaaagaccctcgggaacgaattaatttcgtaagtcggggttcaaCTGTACTCAGTATTGAATACTTGGAGGTAATTTTTAGTGTATTTCCACTTGTACTAGTAGGCCTATGATACAAGCGGGATTAAGCACATCTATTCTAATACTCCTATTCGTGGACTGAGTCCTTGTGTTTACATGTTATTGAAATTATTTGCACTTTGTTCGGTTTCTGATAAGCGTTTGTGTATTGCTCCAACAATGACTTTATATCTGATGGATCTAATGAATGTTTACCATGAAAAGTGAATTATATGGTGACTATAATTCCTGAATGTTTGAAGCCCTGTAGATCATCTTTAACATTGCTGCAGGTTACAACTTCAGGTCTcaaagtcaaatgaacactgcagcatcactgagagttaaaaactgtataAATTATTTCACCTTTAATAAAATGGGTGTTCTGTTTTACAAAGTGTAACAATTACATTTAACATCCAGGTattcatgaaaacagaatttagtaaatttaacagagttagaaattAGCATTGAATTTACACATTACACTATACAATACACTATATTATGTTTATAAATAATGAGTTATGGaaagttcaaaataatttttcattaaaaaaaactatatatatatatatatatatatatatatataactgagaaaacagaagacactgtgatgaatatTCACATGCTTGTCAGCATCAAAGAGAGACTTCTACTAATTGATTCATTCTactaaattatttttatgtgaATATACAATAGTAAATAATAATCTATGACAATATAGAAGGGGAAATGTGAAATGCAGGCATATGAGATGTTTAGAATTTAAACATTACCAGAAACAGTTTAAGaaattgtttgtctttgttttatgacCATTATGTTGTCATCAATAGAAGAACAGAAATGAACATTTACATAAATGTCATGACATTTCTATAAATTTGATCTCTTTTCCTCTGTCTAGTATGTAAAATCGGAGAAAAGGTACTCCATTGTCTAGTTTgcattacaatttaaaattatatGCCATACATTTGATAATAGGGCAGTAATACCAGTGTTATTAAACTTGACAACAATATTTTGATATGTTTgaaaatttcattcattttgagtCCATATATGATTGGATTTAAAAGAGGATGGAATACAATTGACTGAAACGTCAATGTCAAACGAAGAGTTTTGGATAGATCAGAATCCAGTCGAACTATAATTatatcaaagaaaataaaacaggaaaagttGGTTAACACCAGCAGGTGGGGTAAACATGTCTTTACAGCTTTTTTCCTCACTTCTCTACAACAATGGTAAGATATTCTAATAATCCTGATGTATGTAAAAAGTATGAAAAGCAAAGGTAGAAGGGCAATTCTTATCAACATGATCACACCATATATAGATATTGCGACCGAGGGCACACACTGAAGCTTGTAAAGTGAATTATTACAAAAAATTCCTGTCAGAGAAAAGCTACAGAGTTTGACATTCGAATACAACACACCCATCACTGAGGTTTCAAAAGCAGGTATAAGCCAAGCTAAAATCAGACATACATAAATAGTTATTCTATTCATAATAACTGGATATTGCAGGGGTTTACATATAGACACATACCTGTCATATGCCATTGCTGCCAACAGTAAAAATTCTGAACCAACCAAGGTGTAATATGATAAACCTTGGAAAAGACAGAGTGGATACGAtatagtttgtttttcagacaaAACATCAGATAAGAGCTTTGGATAGATAATCATGCTGTAAAGAACAGAGTTGATTAACAAAGctgcaataaaaatgtacattgGCTCGTGAAGGTTTTTGTGAGTCCAGATAAGGAAAACTATAGTGGAATTAAAGCAGAGTATCAGaatataaagtgtaaatatGATCACAAAATAAAGATACCTGTATTTGTGCAATTCTGCAAACCCACCTAGAGTTAACAATGTTACATTTAATTCAACATCCATTCAAttaacaaaaatgttatttacTATACAACTAGATGACATAAATGgtattcattaaaaaacaaatgaaaagacaagTCTTAATGTATTTGTTACAACCCACTCTGTTAGGCGTCAGGGGAGGAGTAACATAAACAAGCCCCCCACACAAACTGAGTAAAgtaaaaagttttaatttcaaactttaaacagaAAACCGACAGGGCTGTTCAACAGACCACTGGGCATATAATTATTACATaaagaacaaacgaaacagtcACGCGTAAAAGCTAAGGGTTAACTAAAGCAGGCTGGcagcacacaaaataaaagctaaggGTAACTAAGGCAAGCCAGCATCACAAAACTCTAATGAAACTAAGTTCAGCTGTATATCAGGTTTAAACAAAGAGCAACACAGCAAAGAGGTTTAACAAACAAGATTCACATGCAGAGCAGACGAGAAGGACACTGCATATTCACTTCAGAGCAGCAGTTCCCCCTAGTGTGAAGGATCTTCAGCCTTTTATACTCCCAGGTGCAGACAATCAGCCAGTCAATTGGTCATGGAGGGGTCATGGGATCGCCAGGCAGCAAATCGTCCGCGAGGTCTGGCACACTGATCTGCATAAAAGAAGGCTGGCACAGGACTCCCAGCAGCCAGTCATCCACGAGTCCTGGCACACTTAGATTTGCATAAGCACAAAAGGGTAGTCTCACTCTCTCCAAGGCCCAGGGCCGTAACACCACTCCCCTTAAAATACAAGACTACGTTTTGTATATACAGATTTCAATATTCATGACAGACAACAAAACAAGTCATACTCACAACCGGGAGAGGCCATCAGCTAGTACATTTTCTGATCCTTTTATATGCCAAATCTCCAAATTGTACTCTTGCAGCAGCAAGCATCGCCAAATAAACAGGGGTACTCATGGACCAAATTAGCTATGTCTTCTTGTTGCTCGGAATGATTTTAACACTTCAGAGTAAGGCAAGCGGGGCTTAGAACCACTGGAGTCATTCAGTTTTAAACCATCAGCCTCGTCTGTGCTTTCTACCTCTGAGTGACTGAAGACGGCCACAGGAGCACAGCTCCCAGTGGGTTTTGGTTAGGGTCGGGAGTGGTATAACTTTAACATGATTATATGGCAAACACAGGTTTTGCGTCTTCGATTCGGCGTGCTGATTATGTAATCAGTTTCTCCTACTTGTTCGTGTACCTCATAAGGCCCCTCATACTCAGCAGAAAGAGATGATCCGGGGACAGGGAAGAGGACAAGTACTTCATCTCCTGTCTGGAATTGTCGTTTGACAGCAGCCTTATCATAAGCGTGTTTCATTTTTCCTTGTGAAACAGTGAGGTGCTGCTTAGCCAGAGAATTAGCCTGACTCAAACGCTCACAGAAATCCTGCACATACTTGGTCACTCCCACTCTAGGGCTCCCTTCCTGGATCAAATTTCTCTTTCATTGATTTAAGCGGGCCACGAGGCGTGTGGCCAAACACTAGTTCAGAGGGACTGAACCCGAGTGACTCTTGGACAGCTTCGCGAGCAGCAAACAACACAAAGGGAATCCCTTCATCCCAATCCACTTTGGCCTCTAAGCAATACTTGCGGAGCATGGCTTTTAAGGTTTGATGCCACCGCTCTAAAGCTCCTTGGGATTCTGGGTGATAGGCAGAAGACACAACCTGTTTGATTTGTAGGTTTTTAGCTACTTGCTTG
This genomic window from Astatotilapia calliptera chromosome 16, fAstCal1.2, whole genome shotgun sequence contains:
- the LOC113007338 gene encoding olfactory receptor 6N2-like, which encodes MDVELNVTLLTLGGFAELHKYRYLYFVIIFTLYILILCFNSTIVFLIWTHKNLHEPMYIFIAALLINSVLYSMIIYPKLLSDVLSEKQTISYPLCLFQGLSYYTLVGSEFLLLAAMAYDRYVSICKPLQYPVIMNRITIYVCLILAWLIPAFETSVMGVLYSNVKLCSFSLTGIFCNNSLYKLQCVPSVAISIYGVIMLIRIALLPLLFILFTYIRIIRISYHCCREVRKKAVKTCLPHLLVLTNFSCFIFFDIIIVRLDSDLSKTLRLTLTFQSIVFHPLLNPIIYGLKMNEIFKHIKILLSSLITLVLLPYYQMYGI